AATCCtagtgtctcttttttttttttttaagtctgatgAGATCTTAACAACAGATGTTTCAAAGGACAAACTAACATTAAACTTTCTGCCCTTTGGCTGACTTTGCATGGCTGTTCACTGTGACTCCCTTTGTAATAAACTATGGAGGAAACTTCAGTCCACAGACACTGCAGAAATTCAATGTCATGACTCAACATTTCACTCTTGTGTCAAATATCTATTAAGAATTTCAAGGAAACAATATGGTGCTGTATGAGTTACATCATAGCCGTGGAGGCTGATTACTGcaagctgtctgtctgtctgtctgtctgtctgtctgtaggattcctactgctactactgcattactattactactgattGTTACAGTGAAGCCCAAAAAGCAGTTAACTTACACCcgcattaccatggtaacagtaaGTTAAGTTAACCTGTGGCAGCAACTGACCAGAGGGAGTAAATCATGGGTCAtaatttgtgtttgtcttttttaggAATAAAAAAGggtaaacatttagatttagacaaACTTTATCGATCCATCCATAGAGATCAGTGGCATACAACACTCCTAAAAAAAACTttagcaaaaaagcaaaaaaaacaaaacaagtaagtgcgaagagataaaagcaataaataatataaatagaatagactaataaagcaaaaaaaaaaataaaaaaaaattgagatgctCCTAACACCAACCTTTCAGTACATCGCAGCAGTCGCAGCTGTGGAGACATATTTACAGCTATCATTTATAGGATATTTTTTAAATCATgcaatttaaaaaacatttttgcttTATTGTGCACTTATATATTGCTTTTTTTGTATGTCTTATCTTGTTACCTGGTCCCCGGGTTTGTAATACAGTTAATAAAAGGCAAACATTACATTGTCATACTGGTTGCTACTCTTTTTAGATTTAacattacattttcttttttcaaccaaagttttcttaaaagttAGACAGTGGCATAACACAAATTAAACTACACTAATTTAATTTCTACATGCACAGTGTTATAAATATATAACTACACCTCAGCCATCAGATGAGTCACAAATCATAATTCCTGTGAAGTGACTCAGTCTCCATCTGAGCTTAGTTTATATTCTGTTTTCTAGTACAGGTAAAACATGCAGGTATTTTATCATAAGCAGCATCTTACAAACAAAGGCTTAAGGACTATTATTTGCAAGggtgttcattcattcacacatctAGTAAACACCATCAACAACGTCTCACTGCTGGAATCCAAATTACTCTGATCATCCCAAAGGTGAACTGCAATTACAGCTCCAAACAACGTGTCTGATTGGCACAGGTGGAGGTTTCATCACGCTTATGTGGAGATGTTTTCAGTTTCTGTGTTTCAGAAAGCAACAATATGCCAGACCATCTTGCCAATATCAGTTTTGATATGCTTTCTGTAGAGGTGGTTTGGCAGCaaattcttattatttattgATCAAATAGGCAGAATTATGCCCAGAGACAAGTCAAATACTAATAAATGTCACCAAGGTTTACATGTTTGTAGACTGCTTGCTTTCCCTTGTCGTTTATGAGCTCAAAAATCTGAAAAGTGCAACAgcaaacattatttttttttaaatttttgtataGCTTTTCTGGCATGAGCTGAGTTTTTCCTCTATGATAAACAGTATGTCTGTAGCCCTGGGCGCAGAAGAATTTTTGATCATCTATTTTTGTCACTGCTCAGAGGTCAGTACAGTAACTTCGCCCGCAGCAAAAACAGACACCAAAAAAAGAATGGAAATGTGCCTCATTTAAACCCACAGCTGCAAAGTGACGTTAAGTGTTGCTGTGGTTTGAAGACTGGACAGTTGAGTCCTCTGCAGCACCCCCAAACAATGCCCCACATTGCCTGTATCTATAAATAGGGTTACTTGGCTGCATTTGCTTGCAGAGCTCCTCTGTGGCTGCTGTTCTACCCCTGTAGCATGGCCTGCCACAGCAGAGCACAACCAGCCTCGACTGCTCTGATGCAGAAAGCAGAGCTGGTGGTCGACACTGCTGACGGACTGGATCACATCACCCTCAGAATCTTGCTCAAGTTTGCCCTGACCTCTGGACTACAAGAACTCGTCAGAGATGTGGTGTAAGCCAAATGAGCCAAGACACTGTATAATGTGAACTGAAATTTCAAACTGAAAAGAAGGACATTTTATGccaacagctggagaataaaaAGCATATATGCATATTTCTCAGTACTAACATTAGGGCTAAATATTATGAATAAAATCTACATCCTCCAATgtgtttttgtcctctgcaggggacaagagtttcacagctttacttaaaaaaaaaacaataaaaaaataatgctgtctgctgcaaaggacattcaattaaagtaaaaaatctgctgcatcatgctgttttcaaTCAAGACAACTATTTAATGGGAAGAAGCCCAATATTTTACTTCTCTGGGTCTCTGAAGGGTAGGAAGAAGTAATGTccttgaggttaaaaaaaaaaaaaaaaagttttagggATTTTTTCAGTATATTTCAGGTACTGGCAACAGCATTCTTAAATGAGGACTGGCCCCAAGAGGACTTGACTTTGGGGACATTTGGCAAAGTGTGACAGCGTGTTTCTGAGCTAGAGGATTAAGTTTGTACAACACGTGCAAGTGTGCAAAGTTACAGTTTGACTATGGCCATTCGGTAAAATAGAAAGTGTTTTTCTGTGTGAAGAACACAGCAAGTTCCCTGTGTCTCTGCTGTCAATATAACACAAATAGAATTTAGTAAGTGGTTGCTTGTAACACAACTCATAAGGTGGATGACAGAACTTATTCACAGCAGATGTTTGGGCTTGTCAAAGCAGGAAAAGCACAAGTGTTACAGATAAATACATCTCTGCTTCATTTAGTTGCCCCAAAAGGCCATCCCAGTGAACCAGTATGCACAGATCCAGGGCCTGAAACTGATTCACCTGAATGCGATGCAGCCCTTTTTAATGATACTTAAAAGTCAACATTtccacagtaaaataaaaatctatTCTGTAGTCTCTTTAAAGAACTGtttatgttgtaaatatttgACTTGATCCTCAAAGACAGCACTGCAGTTAATTGAAAGTACAAAATTCTGCCCACAGCGTCAAACAGTTGCAGAAATCTGCAGCTTTGAGCAtctttctttaaatgaaaaaagAAGTCACGGCCTGAGCCTTGATGTAGACTCTTAATGACAGGCTGGGTCGATGACAGCAGATGTTCTGCACTGTGACAGCACAATACCAGCCCAAGAACCAGAGGGAAGAGAGGCTGTACATGAACACATCAATAAGACCCATATCAATAAGAATCAAATACTGGGATTAGTAAAGCCACATAACTAGTTTTTGCATAACACagcaaatacataaaaataaaaagtcttTTCAAGCACAGCACAAGTGTCCATCTCAAGTACTATCTGAACTCAGAGGCACGCGTTTGTTTGAACCACTTACTTTAAATGCCATTAATTATGAATTGTTAATAAAATTCTGTCTGGAGCTTATTGATCAGTTCTTATTACCTCATCTGTTTCATGTCTCGTCTGGACTGCAGTGCACATCTAAATTATTCATTAGTTTACCAATATTTTTGTCAGACTACCGATGTGCTCCCTGTATTAAAGCATACAGGTTGGTGAGTGAAACTGTAACCATAGTATGTTCCTTTCTGTTTAATGAAGTATTCTGCAGGAGTACTAATACAGTGAGGAAACAACAATGACTAATTGCAGCTTGGAAGAGTACTGGAAATTTCCGTGTGTGCTGTTCTCACCTTTGACAACATCGCCCTCTGCTGGTTCATAACTGAAACTAAAGACGACTGTTTTTAGTTCTTTTTGTTCTGCATGTAGATTTACAGCAAATTATGCGTAGACATTACATTCCTTCTGACATTAGTATGTGATGTACAGTAAGTCATGATACAGGGGTAATGGCCAAGGTTTGGACTATTTATTTAGTAGGatatttctttaaaaataatCCAtgttataaatgtataaataaaatgtgttattatgTCAGTATTTTCCACTGTCATAGATGGCACAGCTGTTTTTGTATGAGTAGTCCATATACTTTATCATACAAATAGTCATATCCACCAAAAGAGCTGAAAATGAAAATTCAGAACTAAAATGTATGTCTATAATATATCTAATATATCTGCTTGGTGAGATAAATCACCTCTCCTGCAACCACAGTGAACCTGCAAATTACTTCAGATGCTTGCTGCGGAAAAATAGTGAGAAAGTCTAGACTTTATTAGTGCTTTCCCTGTGCTCCCCCTTGGTTTTTCATGAAATGCTTTACCTGGAGGCTCAGACTTCGAACTGTTGCAAAATTTATTAGTACTCATGACAACATGACAAATTGACCAATTACATAGTTCATCATGATGTTTATCAGTGTTCATCCTAGGACTGCAAAGCCATTTTAACATTGACCTCTAAAAGGACCTTCAAATAGAAAATATTGATTTTTCAATACGAATTCATCTAGTAGTTCTCCCCAAATGTCTTTATGTAATATAAAGAGAAACAGTTTAGAGGCATCATTAGCACACAAACTCTTTTCTCAATTATCTTGCCAATCTAAGAATCTTCACTTTCACCTATTACTATTCacatagaaaaatacatttattataaATGACATTTAAACTTGAAGCTGGAGTTTATTAATTCCCTTCTGACGTTCCTTCAAATGGTACAAaactacatttttaaatttatatcAAATTACTGATGAAGATGAACTTGTAGAAGGCCACAGATCCTGCTATATAAAAATACTATATTTGATTGCATTAAAAATAAGGTATTGGTCTCTGAATAGTACAGCCATACATTAATTCAAAGGTAGGGTTCACATTGGTTGGTATGGTACTTTGGACATTCACATAAATATTACATTCATTTCCTGCCTGTGTAGGTTTCAAAGATATTTACAGAGGTCTAAGTATGACAGAGTAATTTGTCTACACAATTTTTCTCCCTAAAATCCTCCATGATAAATAACAATGCTGGTTCCTACCGAAGCACCACATGACCCTGTATAACTATAATTTGGCATAAAAGATTTTCAACATGCAAAACACCCAAAGTGTCCACCTCTCATACAGCTGAAAAGTTTCAGTCACTCCTCTTGAGGTATCAGCTGTGCAGGTCGGCTGTCGACGCCTGCCCCTCCTCCTCTGCAGAATCTTCAGAGCTGTTCACCACTGTAGCACTCAAAGTCTGAAGCTCCTCCAACACTGACATGAGTTGCTCTTAAACAAAACAGAGAAGGATCACATGTCGTAACTATACCTCAAAGGCAAAGTATGTGACATTTTCCTTAGGAAAATAGCACTCCCTCTGTTGAGTGGTAAGAAAGGGAGAAGCTTGAATAGTTCTGATTACAAACACAAATGAGAAATCTTACAACTTTGTCATTCTTTTGTTTGGCCTTAGTGTTTTGCAAGTTGTTTCATTATCTCCTCAGTTACAATCTGTACGACAGAGTGATACCCCCTTTCCACTAACATGGAACAGATGTCGTTCAAATTTGCTCACCAAATGCTGAAAAATTCAGACAAATCTATCAAAAATGAATAGGTTGGGGACACAGGAAGTTGGTTCCAACCTACATCCAAGAATACAGTTTCTCTGGAACTTTGAAATCTGAGATAACTGTAAAAAATGTGACCCTATTGCTTGTGGTGATTTGGTCTTCTCTGATTTTAAGGAAAAGCTAGAAAATATCATAACAAAGAGAAAGTTATATGTCATATTAGCTGAAAAGAAGTCTGGTGTCACTTGAATTCAGGAGCGATAAATGGAATATAAGAACATATGAAGGATTAAGAAACTCAACAAGAACCATCAGCAGCAGACTAAGGACACATAATTCCAATGTTGAGGTGTAATGAAGAGAGACCAGAGGCGTTTAGAGTCCTATGGGAGGAGTGACTCAGTTCCCTGAGTATAAATAAGACTCATAAAGACTAGGAGAATGTTCAGTGACATCAGGTAATGACTGGATTCCACTGATACACATGAAAGCTTAAGATGATTAATTAATTAGCCACAGGTTAGCCTTTAGCCAGGTTAGCCTGGGCCAGAGAGGATTCTTTCTTCTTTAATTTAACTATCTTTAGCTGCTTCACCAGATGGCACCAAGGTTCCAAGCATCTGGAACAGAAATCAGTTCAAGATCCAGAACTAATTTGGCATTAAGAGACTCCTGACTGTGGTGGTGGAACAGAAATTCAGGAAACAACTTACCACCTGCAGGCAATTGGACCTTTGTCCCTGCAGACCTTCGCTGTGAAGGGTTTCCTCCTTGTTCCCTGAGAACAGCAGAGTTTTGTGCGGCTGTTGTGTGAGTTCTGGTATAGTCATTCATCAGGATGCTCTCAGAACCACTCAACTGAAAAAGTTAAGGTCGAAGGAGGAGGACATCAACTGTGGTGCAAATTGAAACAAAGTTTTCAACAACTGACTTTAACTTTATCACGCCTCACCAAAAGTCGATTTGTGTCCTTCTCCATGTCTCTCAGTTGTTTGTTCTGTACCTCCCTCTTTGTATACTCCCTTTGTTCAGTTTCTTTTATATGGTCCTGTTTCTTTGCTGCCTGTCTCTCAAAGTGCCGCAAAGTCATTACTGCAGGAGACAACACAGACAGAGCAAAAGCCACGAGTAAATGTTATATACTGAGTAAACAAATCCAATCACATTAAATCACTGTCTGCATTGTGGAAATGACTTCATCCCCTGTGTAAAGATGTTGCAAGCTGAGGTGGCATGCGGCTAATCCGGCTACCTGCTTTGGTGTGCTCTCTCCTGGCAGTGTTGACTTGAACCTCCATCTCTCTCAGCTTCTCAGCACAGCATTGCTCGATCTCAGACACTCTCTCCTGCAGggctgaagaaaacaaaaacacaccacGGCTCGGCATCgtacacaacaaaaaacaagtcCAAAGGGAAACATTACACTCACATTTTTGCATTTGttaacaaatatacacagatagTAGGTCTTCATAAACAAGGAGCTTATTAAATTTATGAAATGTATATGTATTATTATGAGTTATTATCATGGGTATAATTGTACGGATTACAAACAAAAATTCTGTCTATTTTAATAAGGGATTATAAGTGTTAAGTGAAGACCAGGATTTTAaataacattaaacattaaatctaCCCGTGTGGAATTGATTTCTACAGCATTAAAGCCTCAGAAGTTTCAGAAGTGGCTTGGGTAAATCCTTAAACTAACTGTGAAAAACTGACTGGGGAGAATCAGTAACACTCTCCCAAAGCAACTGCAGTCAAGGTGCTCTCGAACATGTCACTTAATCTCCTCAACTGCTCCACTGAAGCTACTGAGTGGACAAAGGTGACAGATTGATGCCGAGAGCGAGTATCTGGAGACTGTGATGAAaggtatttctaaaaaaaaaaaaagggcaggaGTGCCCAGCCTTTTCTCTCCCAGATAAGTCGGGGCTGAAGAACAGTCATGCGGCTTTACGTAGCCCCTGTCTCACCTTGTTCACTGTGCTCTTGCTGGCTGAACAGCTCAGATCGGAGTTTCTCCAGGTTGACCCTGCTCTCCTCCAGCTGGGCTTGAATCTGCTGCAGGCTCTGCTGGGCCTCCTCTCTGCCAGCAACAGCCTGCCGGACCTCCATCCAGCTCTGCTCcagctcctgctgctgctgcatcgTACGGCTCTCGTCTGGGGAAGAAATACAAAGGTAAATTGGGACCGACATATTGTCACAACATGGACACAAAATAAACAGATGATAATAAGGTGTTGTACATCTTGAGGGTGCTCACACTGTTCTTTCAGATCAGCCAGAGCTTTCTCAATAAGCTCCGGGGTTCTTTTCAGTTCCTGTGTAAGCTTGTCTCTCTCTTCACACACCAAACTGAGTTCTGTCTGGAGGTTTCTGATGCTGTGAGGCAACACAGACAAGATGGCAAACAGAATAAAGTCAAGCAGTGAGATAGAAAAGCAACTGCACAAAGTACATAACAACTAGGGGTGGGACAAAATATCGATACAGGAATATATTATCTTACCCTCTTCTGATATATTATTGATATACTGGCaccaaatattgatatttttgtttaaaCTCAAGGCATATATGGAAGTTGTACTCAATGTGTGGATGATGAAGAGGCACTAAGCTAAGACCATTCCATTtttgattaatcatttcatttGTCAAATTCTATGATCTTTACCTTTCAGGGGAATTCTTCCTTCCTCAGTTACAGACATTGTGGTGTATTGTAGAGAACTGTTTTGCAATGTATCAAGCACTGCAGAGTCACTCTATTGTGATACTATTGTTATCATGTAGGGCAACTTATTAGTTTCATCAAGaactataataataaatacaacttCAAGGGTTTCAAATATTTCTAACTCATCTGGACTCCACACTACAGGTACTGCGATAATTACAGTGGTAAACAATATGATTGGAATCACTTTCAGTGCAATTTGATGAATGACTCAACTCTTCAAACAAAATCATTAATAATCCCCTAACAAGTGCAACTTTGTATATACTCATCAATGTAATGTTACAACAGCTACAGCTACAActacagaaaatgaaaaacattttaggtgtaaCTAGCTACTTTATTTTTCAACAGGTAAAAATACTAGTTGAAGACATTCAGTGTTCATTCATTAGAATCATTCCAATTAACCCTCCCCATTAAGTCTTAATTTGACAgcttaaaaaaacagaacaacttgatgctttaaaatgaaaaatgacaaattcaTACCTGTCAGCAGCCTGTTCGGCCTGTTTACTCGCCTGCTGCACTTTCTGAAGTGCTACCCTCCGCATGATCAGCACTGTAAAGCAAAAGTATTGTAATGCATTTTGAGTTATGAGCCAAAAGTGAAGAGCCACAGTCTTAGTTTATTATATGGCGGAAAACCGCACCTTGGACTGTCTCCACTTGTCTTTTAGCAAAGGTTAGCCGCTGGGTAGCAATGTTGAGTCTTGCCTGAGCTGCGTTCACCTCTGCCACTTTACTTTCAAATGCCAAACTGAACCTGTAAGGAGTAGGAAAAACACATTGTTCTGAAAAACAGAACCTTTAATAATAACAGCATTTTTCCCTAATCCCTTAATGCACCTTCAAAGCCTGCGTTTTCATTTACCTTTGCACTGCTTCCTTCAGTGTTGCTAGCTCATCCTCAGCTTTTTGCCCCTGTGACTTCAGCTGAGAGTTTTCTTTTTGAGCCAAGGCCAAATCCTGCTTTAACGTCTGGAATAAAAACAAGCAGCCATATAATTGAGCATCTAATAAAAATCTACAGTGATGCTTAATTTTGAGTCTATATACTCAGCTGCTGCTACCAAAACTAGCAAAACAACATTTGGAGAGTCAGCATCCTCTGCCGTTGTAAAAGTGTGAAGGCGTTTATCACTTTCCAAGGCAGCTCAGAATTTATTATGTATCATCAAAAATTTGAGACAGCCATGTAAATCACATCACCTGGTCAGGTACTAACCTCCTTTTCCACTTTCTCCAGGTCTAGCTCAGCTATCCTGTCATCCAGACTGTGTTTGAGTACAGTGGCCCGGTGCTGCTCCTGCTGAAGCTGCTGCTCTATGGATCTAACcttaaacaaaagagaaaaacataCAGCACTTTTAATGTTTTCACTTAAGCACTTTGGCCAGAATGACACTGTGGACTTAAGAGATGGTTATTTTCATACTCTTGAAAGAAGTTCTTCTTTTTCGCTTCTTAGTTCAATGTCCTTTGAGCGAAGCTGGACACACAACTTGAAGACCTTTTCTCTCCAGAGCTGAAGCACTTGAAGGCTTTCAGATCCATTCTTCACAAGTGGGTCTGTCAAGGTCTGTCAGGAAATGAAAACACTACTTCAGCAAAAGCTTTGCCAAAAGATCAGGTTATTGTTGCTTTTAAACACAAACTCGTTTAGTGAGAAAGATTTTCCCcgttcaagaaaataaaaaattaaatattaacttTAAACTTCAGAGTCTCTCAGTGATTGAACTATTAAAAGTGctaaaacaaaaatgattatTTAATGATGAGATTAACATTACACATTTTAAGCATGGACACTGACATGTGTACACACAGTCTACACTTGTAAAGCATGAGCACAATGTTCAAATATGTTCAGTACACTAGTATGCATAACAATCACTGACCTTCTTTACCATTTTCTCCTCCTGGAGGGCTAGTATTTCATTGACAGAGTTAAGTCTGATCGTCAACAGCTCTGTGGTCATCTGAAGTGCTGCTTTCTCTTTGTTAAGCCTCTAATAATGAATGAGATtggaattaataaaataaaaaatgattaattAATATAATAACCAATCAGATCCCCCACAATCCTTACTTAAATTTCCTGGAAAAGATAACATTTATAAAGTTTTTCCTCCTGTGGAATTACTTTACAGTGGGCTGATTGCAATCAATACTGTTTATTCTGTCTCCACCTCAACAGCTTCATTTAGTCGCTCCTTCTCTCCTTTCTCTGGGGCAAGTTGGCCGATGTAATTTCTAAGGCTTTGCAGTGTTGCAGATTGTGTCTCAAACGCTTGTCCAATttgactggagaaaaaaaaaaaaaaaaaaaaaaaagtgaaaccaacTAACAAAGACTTCTAGAAGTTCGATTCTTAATTAGATATAGATCTTTAAAAAGCCTGTAAAGATTAGTAAAAGACTGAATGTGGCACCTCAAATGTTCTTTCAGCCCATCTCTCTCAGTAGATGCATCTATCAGACTGCTTTTCAGCTGCAACACTTCTGAAGCCATTGATTGAAGCCGGGCCTGTAGTTCATTGTTTGCTTTTCTAGCTGCATCCAGCTCTGCACAGTGGGAGGTATTCAACTGTTGCAGCTAAAATTTACAAGCAGCAAACAATGGACAACTTAGTTTGTACACAACCAGTTACACTGTATAAATTTGCTTGCAAAGACTGTAACACACCTCCACCTCCTGATTCTTTTGCAGGTCCTCTAGTTGCTCTGACAGTCTGAGGATCTGTTGCTTGGCTGCTTCCTCAGCCTGTTTTCTGCTCATATCTGCCTTCAGACGGAGCGCCTGGACTTCCTCTTTGCTTCGCTCTGCATCCCTCCTCAGCTTTGCAATTTCTGCACTTGAGTCTCTGTTTAGATTTTCAAGCTGCAACAAAATGTGGCATTTAATTCAATATGCAAtatcaaacacacaaaccagcCTCATAAACATTAGGTTTCTATGTATTAGGTTTCTCAATTGAAAATCACGTTATGGTTacaaaattttttccacattatattTTGCTACAAACACAATCAGTATCTTAATGTTTTCTGTAACGAACATTTTTCATTTAtgatttgctagttttttatgttttcctcaATAAGCTGAGACTGGTTACAGTAGATGGTGGAAATCCAGACATTCCAGCCCATAGGTTGTAAAAGCACTTGGATAGAGTTAGGAAAATGTTCCGGTGTGATTTcaataataacacacacaaagcaaGCCACCTACCACTTTGCTGCAGACTTTTTCTGTATTATGCCGATCAAGTTGTCATACATGTTTTAAACTGTACAACAAATCCTATACGTCACAGCACAAACTTAGAGATTAACTACAAAATTTAACGCATTCcttttgaattattaaaacaaaaccaacctaaaaaaaattatcaaagaATAAACAGCATTACCTGTGATCTTATTTTGTCCTGCTGTGCATTGCTGTGAGAGAGCTCCTCTCTGACTTGGCCGAGATCACTTCTGGTCTTACACAGCTCCTCACGCAGAGCTTCCAACTCACGGACTTGTCTAAAAAAAGGCAAAGGTGACTGGTTGCTCTTTTTAACATGTCATAGAGTTTGTTGAGTGGTCTTGGATAGGTGGGGAAAGCACAAGAAAAACAAGGATTTTTGTAGGcttttaaattaaacatttttaaaggttttttttctctGGAGTGTCTCAGGATTTTCCTTGTTTATCAAGACCTTGTCTGTAAAGGTTGTTAAAAATTGTGAACTGCAATCTTTAAAGTCCATATAAGAAAAATCATCAgacagctataaaaaaaaaaaaaatgcaagactTAAGTGTCTTACTGTGGCAATCTCTCCTACCTGTTCATGATGCTGTCTTTGTCTCTCATCTCATCCctgtgtctgtctgctgtttcttTTATAGCCTCCACCTGCCCCTTTAACCTCTCTGCTTCAGCCTTATGCTTCTCTGTTTCCAGACACCACTCAGACATCCACTTTTCACTTCTATCTGCAGCCCTGTGTTTGAACAAAGGCACATACTTAAGTACATAAGAAACATCCGGACACACAGGCGATTATGgcatttatttttgtaataacTTTAAATACCTTTCTCTAAAAACTGGCACATGATCTGCAGGGCTCCGTTCTCTTATACTTTCTGCTTGTAACATCATGATCCTCTGATTTTCCTTCCTCAGCTCCAAGATTTCCTGCTGAGCTTGAGTGATGGCGAACCATGGATTATTGTGGCTGGGATCCGCAGGTGGTACAGCTGCTTTACCGGAGTTTGTCCAGGAAATGGGTGGTGCTGTTACTGGCATCTTAACTCCTCTAGTAGTGGAGTGAACACTGGTTGCAAAATGTGATGGGGGGACCAGATCTCTTTGGACATTGCCTTGAAAACAATTTAATGTGAATGTGTAGAGCACACACAGCAATCTACATGTGTATAACCGCTGCTGATGTAATATGTAGCTTACAAAAACATCAAAAGCAACATGAGGTAGCTAGCTATGCAGCATGTTACTGTAAGCATATGCTATTGCTAATTGCTTGTAACTCCTGTGTATTAGctaaaaacaaatgacagattAACTAAAATGCAGCTAAACATACCCGAAACCGCCGGTGTGATGAAATCCGTGGGTACAACGAGCCTTTCTTTTCCCAAGTTGTGTTTCTCCATGTTCTCTAACGCAAGTAATCACCGTTAAAAGGAGTAGAGGAAGACTTTGGAGGTTGTTTTGCTTTTCTTCTTCGACTGTTTGATTTGTTCTCCCGCCGGACACGTCACTCCCCGTTGCCTCGGTTACGAACGGAAGTAACGTTAACCCTTCGACTTAAATATAATCAAACTACACATTTGTTAAAGTACAGCCAATTAGTTTCTCCCTTCAGAAAATGttactttaaggttaacaaaacTGAGTCAAATAAAAAGATTCATAACAATAAAGTACACAGTCTCGCGTTGCATTACGGGAAAGTAAAAGTTTATTGTGAACTGTTCTTCttctaagattttttttctgcgtCGACGCCGTTAGACATATTACTGCCCTCCACAGGAGAAATAATAATTAACTAGACGACTCCTGTCATCCCTTGTAACTAAAACCCTGGATCATGTAGATATTTCCAAGTACTTTTTGAAAATAAGATCATGGTGAATTTATTCTGTGAGGATtacacaagaaaaataaaacaaaaaaaaagaaaacgaaataagagaaaaataatgaaaagagaAAATAAGAGAGAAGTGAGTGTCCTCTACTTACTATACTTACAGTGCAATAACAAGACTTATAGTGTGATAGGAATTGAATGTTAGGTATAGTGTGCATTCATAAGCAGATGATTTCAACGTCAATGTAAAAACTGCTGTTTGTTGCAACTGTTTGcaaatcaccatcaaaatgt
The Sphaeramia orbicularis chromosome 14, fSphaOr1.1, whole genome shotgun sequence DNA segment above includes these coding regions:
- the cchcr1 gene encoding coiled-coil alpha-helical rod protein 1 isoform X2, with amino-acid sequence MEKHNLGKERLVVPTDFITPAVSGNVQRDLVPPSHFATSVHSTTRGVKMPVTAPPISWTNSGKAAVPPADPSHNNPWFAITQAQQEILELRKENQRIMMLQAESIRERSPADHVPVFRERAADRSEKWMSEWCLETEKHKAEAERLKGQVEAIKETADRHRDEMRDKDSIMNRQVRELEALREELCKTRSDLGQVREELSHSNAQQDKIRSQLENLNRDSSAEIAKLRRDAERSKEEVQALRLKADMSRKQAEEAAKQQILRLSEQLEDLQKNQEVELQQLNTSHCAELDAARKANNELQARLQSMASEVLQLKSSLIDASTERDGLKEHLSQIGQAFETQSATLQSLRNYIGQLAPEKGEKERLNEAVERLNKEKAALQMTTELLTIRLNSVNEILALQEEKMVKKTLTDPLVKNGSESLQVLQLWREKVFKLCVQLRSKDIELRSEKEELLSRVRSIEQQLQQEQHRATVLKHSLDDRIAELDLEKVEKETLKQDLALAQKENSQLKSQGQKAEDELATLKEAVQRFSLAFESKVAEVNAAQARLNIATQRLTFAKRQVETVQVLIMRRVALQKVQQASKQAEQAADSIRNLQTELSLVCEERDKLTQELKRTPELIEKALADLKEQYESRTMQQQQELEQSWMEVRQAVAGREEAQQSLQQIQAQLEESRVNLEKLRSELFSQQEHSEQALQERVSEIEQCCAEKLREMEVQVNTARREHTKAVMTLRHFERQAAKKQDHIKETEQREYTKREVQNKQLRDMEKDTNRLLLSGSESILMNDYTRTHTTAAQNSAVLREQGGNPSQRRSAGTKVQLPAGEQLMSVLEELQTLSATVVNSSEDSAEEEGQASTADLHS